A single window of Amphiura filiformis chromosome 17, Afil_fr2py, whole genome shotgun sequence DNA harbors:
- the LOC140137565 gene encoding uncharacterized protein → MFTIHHQPQLAIWLKEQEKPHKLRAIMEKERNQEFMRLAEEKGYLQTPSKDAILQKSRTKSGRRKASKLAHVGLLNMTALKLMDLGEVGACSRLKVCIMPGNYLTTFDVLANCRELVKLDLHSNQISTLPGPDFWDMLSKLKVVYLHNNSIGRLECLQNMSTSADLQVLTLYDTPISLKKSYRHHVVNSVWTLKALDHYVISDEEIIEDAVFGGHYSTMHPSFKYNPVPFSKKDNTLDDELALVEQVLQSVATIQSKHSPVIIIQRYVRGYLTKKRYRKHQNARIWATVSIQRYWRRYKGLKYVPTSKSSKSRASSSTKKELPLESANMGLPAIAGLPPPRTPPTTSTGLKPDTRGGQRHLLDYDTYLKNRRPGSKSPSVVSSLPGERRADKLANLLDELEENEQSALQKSSPTPEKKSSPVRKRTNLHIDLTKLEADALNMQCSDPAQAVVIENTIGVQESIDSIMKMKPGEKAPEPAQVKRLREKRENHEKRRKKMEMKTVKQMLGRLPEDILERDQEESEEGDEEEPTVKFRISGLKSVFHSGDLFQELVIMKRELGKDMRQSHQDVIDKYEKPRSKAVKPKKPNADQRMFTRVQGTMGMSCLRAVQQAYRDREKAEKRASKQDYVARLREQREEGRRRGHNILEDRRLNAIKQKDIDLNDVADSLEKQVTREQADFESRKQRRSKSHEITKSFHKEVKFSTEFIGQQTSISNALQKHDHSNKFEEKVQGNVAIVQTHRDHQENQSDLVRRYLEHRKLMRQAQVAVERAALDTRMLQEANERMLEVRTRVDKQKLKSQSAKAFFPLPKAATNPVLPPVQLEGKPDKWQTLIGMYDGRVGNHHTLVTT, encoded by the exons ATGTTCACAATACACCACCAACCACAACTAGCAATATGGCTCAAGGAGCAGGAGAAACCACACAAGCTCCGCGCTATCATGGAGAAAGAACGCAATCAAGAGTTCATGCGACTCGCAGAGGAAAAAGGCTACCTTCAGACACCTTCAAAAGATGCCATTTTACAAAAGAGCAGAACTAAATCTGGTCGGCGTAAAGCCAGCAAGTTAGCTCATGTCGGACTTCTTAATATGACTGCTCTGAAGCTGATGGATTTGGGAGAAGTTGGTGCCTGTTCTAGACTGAAAGTTTGTATTATGCCTGGGAATTATCTGACGACGTTTGATGTTCTTGCCAACTGCCGTGAACTGGTAAAATTGGACCTTCACAGTAATCAG ATTTCAACTCTACCTGGTCCAGATTTCTGGGATATGTTGTCCAAATTAAAAGTGGTGTACCTTCACAATAACAGTATTGGCAGGCTAGAATGCCTGCAGAATATGTCTACATCAGCAGACCTGCAGGTACTCACCTTGTATGACACTCCAATTAGTCTGAAGAAAAGCTACAGACATCATGTAGTTAATAG TGTATGGACTCTGAAAGCCCTGGACCACTATGTCATCTCTGATGAAGAAATTATTGAAGATGCTGTGTTTGGTGGACACTACAGTACAATGCACCCATCGTTTAAATACAATCCTGTGCCTTTCTCCAAGAAG GATAACACACTAGATGATGAGCTAGCTCTAGTGGAGCAAGTTCTACAGTCAGTAGCAACCATACAGTCCAAACACTCACCTGTAATCATCATCCAGAGATATGTCAGAGGCTATCTGACCAAGAAACGCTACAGAAAGCACCAAAATGCTCGTATATG GGCAACAGTCAGTATTCAGCGTTACTGGCGAAGGTATAAAGGTCTGAAATATGTCCCCActtcaaaatcttcaaaatctagAGCTTCAAGCTCCACAAAGAAAGAGCTTCCATTGGAATCAGCAAACATGGGCCTTCCCGCTATCGCAGGCCTTCCACCACCACGTACACCTCCGACTACATCTACCGGCCTCAAACCTGACACAAGAGGAGGTCAAAGGCATCTTCTGGATTACGACACTTATTTGAAGAACCGCAGACCAGGTTCTAAGTCACCCAGTGTGGTGTCATCACTACCTGGGGAAAGGAGAGCTGATAAATTGGCAAACTTATTGGATGAGCTGGAG GAAAATGAACAATCGGCACTGCAAAAATCTTCACCAACACCAGAAAAGAAATCCTCTCCAGTCCGCAAACGAACCAATCTCCACATTGATCTGACTAAACTGGAAGCAGATGCTCTTAACATGCAATGTTCAGATCCTGCTCAAGCGGTGGTGATCGAAAACACCATTGGAGTGCAGGAGAGCATTGATAGCATCATGAAGATGAAACCCGGCGAGAAAGCACCGGAACCAGCTCAGGTGAAACGGTTACGAGAGAAAAGAGAGAATCATgagaagagaagaaagaagatggagatgaagactGTGAAACAGATGCTGGGAAGGTTACCAGAAGATATTCTTGAGAGAGATCAAGAGGAGTCAGAGGAAGGTGATGAAGAGGAACCAACCGTGAAATTCCGCATCTCAGGACTGAAATCGGTCTTCCATAGTGGTGACCTGTTTCAGGAGTTGGTGATTATGAAGCGAGAGTTAGGTAAAGACATGAGACAGTCGCACCAAGATGTTATTGATAAATATGAGAAACCAAGGTCAAAAGCTGTGAAACCAAAAAAACCTAATGCTGATCAGAGAATGTTTACCAGGGTGCAAGGAACTATGGGTATGTCTTGCCTCCGTGCGGTGCAACAAGCATACCGTGATCGGGAGAAAGCGGAAAAGCGCGCTTCCAAGCAGGATTACGTGGCGAGGTTGAGAGAGCAACGCGAAGAAGGGCGTAGAAGGGGGCATAACATCTTGGAGGATAGGCGGCTTAATGCAATTAAGCAGAAAGATATTGATTTAAATGATGTAGCGGATAGTTTAGAGAAGCAAGTTACAAGAGAACAAGCTGATTTTGAAAGCAGAAAGCAAAGGCGTTCAAAATCGCATGAAATAACTAAGAGCTTCCATAAAGAAGTTAAATTTTCAACTGAGTTTATTGGACAGCAAACATCCATATCTAATGCTCTGCAGAAACATGATCACAGTAACAAATTTGAGGAAAAAGTGCAGGGTAACGTTGCTATCGTTCAAACTCATCGCGATCACCAGGAGAATCAGTCGGATTTGGTGCGCCGTTACTTGGAGCACCGCAAACTTATGCGACAAGCACAGGTTGCTGTCGAACGGGCAGCTCTAGACACACGTATGCTGCAGGAAGCCAACGAGCGCATGCTGGAAGTGCGTACCAGGGTTGACAAGCAAAAACTGAAAAGTCAGTCTGCGAAGGCTTTCTTTCCATTGCCAAAAGCAGCCACAAATCCAGTGCTGCCACCTGTTCAGCTGGAAGGAAAACCTGATAAATGGCAAACTCTGATTGGCATGTATGATGGAAGAGTTGGAAATCATCATACTCTAGTCACCACATGA
- the LOC140137564 gene encoding N-glycosylase/DNA lyase-like: MASGCWYSLPCRIAELRLDITLACGQSFRWKEIQQGVWRSVLHGKIWTLKQTDSEILYQVHENKSQVPSTAIKSEPNVCTAPSTKAKSTGTKCNTSIVPILKKEVTGATSGIKSEEDHTYRDVLTDYLQLEVSLQSLYKQWQDADANFNHVAADFPGVRMLRQDPTENLFAFICSSNNNISRITSMVEKLCLHYGDKVATIDGEDWYGFPPAAALASDSVEQKLRDLGFGYRAKFINQTAKFISQKEDGWLESLRLASYEEAHSELLQLTGVGAKVADCVCLMSLDKTGAIPVDTHVWQIAARDYMPKLAKTKSLTDKIYREIGDHFRGLFGEYAGWAHSVLFSADLKKFKKDNTPKKKGKVAIKHESAGDADIGSCEPKKAKKTRRTRKK, from the exons ATGGCTTCAGGATGCTGGTACAGTTTACCCTGCAGAATAGCAGAGCTGAGGTTGGATATAACCTTGGCATGTGGACAGAGTTTCAG ATGGAAAGAAATTCAACAGGGTGTGTGGAGAAGTGTTCTGCATGGTAAAATATGGACATTGAAACAAACTGATTCCGAAATCCTTTACCAGGTTCATGAAAACAAAAGTCAAGTTCCAAGTACAGCTATAAAATCAGAACCAAATGTGTGCACTGCTCCATCAACAAAGGCAAAATCAACTGGAACCAAGTGCAATACTTCCATTGTGCCAATACTGAAGAAGGAAGTAACAGGTGCAACATCAGGTATCAAATCAGAAGAGGACCACACATACAGAGATGTTTTAACAGACTACTTACAACTGGAAGTCAGTCTACAAAGTTTGTACAAGCAGTGGCAAGATGCAGACGCCAACTTCAACCATGTTGCGGCCGATTTCCCTGGTGTGCGCATGCTCAGACAAGATCCTACAGAGAATCTCTTTGCTTTTATATGCTCATCAAACAATAATATATCGAGGATAACATCTATGGTGGAGAAACTCTGTTTGCACTATGGTGATAAAGTAGCGACCATCGATGGTGAGGATTGGTATGGTTTCCCACCAGCTGCAGCTTTGGCTTCAGATTCAGTGGAGCAGAAATTACGAGATCTAGGTTTTGGATATCGTGCAAAGTTTATCAATCAAACAGCTAAGTTTATCAGCCAAAAGGAAGATGGGTGGTTGGAAAGTCTACGGCTAGCTTCTTATGAAGAGGCACATTCAGAGTTACTGCAGTTGACTGGTGTAGGGGCTAAG GTAGCTGATTGCGTATGTTTGATGTCCCTAGACAAGACAGGTGCAATACCAGTTGATACACATGTGTGGCAGATAGCTGCAAGGGATTATATGCCAAAACTTGCAAAAACTAAGTCCTTGACTGACAAGATCTACAGAGAAATTGGTGATCATTTCAGGGGATTATTTGGAGAGTATGCAGGTTGGGCTCACTCA GTATTATTCAGTGCCGAtttgaagaaattcaagaaagatAACACCCCAAAAAAGAAG GGGAAAGTTGCCATCAAGCATGAAAGCGCTGGTGATGCAGACATTGGCAGCTGTGAACCTAAGAAAGCCAAGAAGACAAGAAGGACAAGAAAGAAGTGA